Proteins from a genomic interval of Sugiyamaella lignohabitans strain CBS 10342 chromosome C, complete sequence:
- the MTR4 gene encoding ATP-dependent RNA helicase MTR4 (ATP-dependent 3'-5' RNA helicase of the DExD/H family; involved in nuclear RNA processing and degradation both as a component of TRAMP complex and in TRAMP-independent processes; TRAMP unwinds RNA duplexes, with Mtr4p unwinding activity stimulated by Pap2p/Air2p but not dependent on ongoing polyadenylation; contains an arch domain, with two coiled-coil arms/stalks and a globular fist/KOW domain, which has RNA binding activity and is required for 5.8S rRNA processing; GO_component: GO:0031499 - TRAMP complex [Evidence IDA] [PMID 15828860]; GO_component: GO:0031499 - TRAMP complex [Evidence IDA] [PMID 15935758]; GO_component: GO:0031499 - TRAMP complex [Evidence IDA,IPI] [PMID 15935759]; GO_component: GO:0005730 - nucleolus [Evidence IDA] [PMID 16541108]; GO_component: GO:0005634 - nucleus [Evidence IEA,IEA]; GO_component: GO:0005634 - nucleus [Evidence IDA] [PMID 15226447]; GO_component: GO:0005634 - nucleus [Evidence IDA] [PMID 8756671]; GO_function: GO:0005524 - ATP binding [Evidence IEA,IEA]; GO_function: GO:0034459 - ATP-dependent 3'-5' RNA helicase activity [Evidence IDA,IMP] [PMID 18000032]; GO_function: GO:0034459 - ATP-dependent 3'-5' RNA helicase activity [Evidence IDA] [PMID 18096702]; GO_function: GO:0008026 - ATP-dependent helicase activity [Evidence IEA]; GO_function: GO:0003824 - catalytic activity [Evidence IEA]; GO_function: GO:0004386 - helicase activity [Evidence IEA,IEA]; GO_function: GO:0016787 - hydrolase activity [Evidence IEA]; GO_function: GO:0016817 - hydrolase activity, acting on acid anhydrides [Evidence IEA]; GO_function: GO:0016818 - hydrolase activity, acting on acid anhydrides, in phosphorus-containing anhydrides [Evidence IEA]; GO_function: GO:0003729 - mRNA binding [Evidence IDA] [PMID 23222640]; GO_function: GO:0003676 - nucleic acid binding [Evidence IEA]; GO_function: GO:0000166 - nucleotide binding [Evidence IEA]; GO_function: GO:0016491 - oxidoreductase activity [Evidence IEA]; GO_function: GO:0008143 - poly(A) binding [Evidence IDA] [PMID 18096702]; GO_process: GO:0006200 - ATP catabolic process [Evidence IEA]; GO_process: GO:0034475 - U4 snRNA 3'-end processing [Evidence IMP] [PMID 10508172]; GO_process: GO:0034475 - U4 snRNA 3'-end processing [Evidence IMP] [PMID 10611222]; GO_process: GO:0034476 - U5 snRNA 3'-end processing [Evidence IMP] [PMID 10508172]; GO_process: GO:0000467 - exonucleolytic trimming to generate mature 3'-end of 5.8S rRNA from tricistronic rRNA transcript (SSU-rRNA, 5.8S rRNA, LSU-rRNA) [Evidence IMP] [PMID 10508172]; GO_process: GO:0000467 - exonucleolytic trimming to generate mature 3'-end of 5.8S rRNA from tricistronic rRNA transcript (SSU-rRNA, 5.8S rRNA, LSU-rRNA) [Evidence IMP] [PMID 9463390]; GO_process: GO:0043629 - ncRNA polyadenylation [Evidence IDA] [PMID 15828860]; GO_process: GO:0043629 - ncRNA polyadenylation [Evidence IDA] [PMID 15935758]; GO_process: GO:0071031 - nuclear mRNA surveillance of mRNA 3'-end processing [Evidence IGI,IMP] [PMID 17410208]; GO_process: GO:0071042 - nuclear polyadenylation-dependent mRNA catabolic process [Evidence IMP] [PMID 19369424]; GO_process: GO:0071035 - nuclear polyadenylation-dependent rRNA catabolic process [Evidence IMP] [PMID 16374505]; GO_process: GO:0071035 - nuclear polyadenylation-dependent rRNA catabolic process [Evidence IMP] [PMID 18940861]; GO_process: GO:0071038 - nuclear polyadenylation-dependent tRNA catabolic process [Evidence IDA] [PMID 15828860]; GO_process: GO:0071038 - nuclear polyadenylation-dependent tRNA catabolic process [Evidence IDA] [PMID 15935758]; GO_process: GO:0071038 - nuclear polyadenylation-dependent tRNA catabolic process [Evidence IDA] [PMID 17643380]; GO_process: GO:0071038 - nuclear polyadenylation-dependent tRNA catabolic process [Evidence IGI] [PMID 18000032]; GO_process: GO:0071049 - nuclear retention of pre-mRNA with aberrant 3'-ends at the site of transcription [Evidence IGI] [PMID 11586364]; GO_process: GO:0055114 - oxidation-reduction process [Evidence IEA]; GO_process: GO:0071051 - polyadenylation-dependent snoRNA 3'-end processing [Evidence IMP] [PMID 10611222]; GO_process: GO:0016075 - rRNA catabolic process [Evidence IMP] [PMID 10508172]; GO_process: GO:0016075 - rRNA catabolic process [Evidence IMP] [PMID 9463390]; GO_process: GO:0006364 - rRNA processing [Evidence IEA]): MEDGDLFDVFTEDVSVQPEEIEKIRNDSQAKTGGAVKSAKRALSPSPSEQEPVNNVESNGKEKSNGVKKEAKKSKVETEIQPVVTDSFETEAQREVTASAGLQQAPEQDGQVVLSHQVRHQVALPPNYDYVPISEHKIEEPARVYPFTLDPFQAVSIASIDRGESVLVSAHTSAGKTVVAEYAIAQSLRAKQRVIYTSPIKALSNQKYRELLKEFGDVGLMTGDVTINPEASCLVMTTEILRSMLYRGSEVMREVAWVIFDEIHYMRDKERGVVWEETIILLPDNVRYVFLSATIPNAMQFAEWICKTHEQPCHVVYTNFRPTPLQHYLFPAGGSGIHLVVDEKSVFREENFQKAMGSLGDKMGDDPSSINTKGKKGQTNKGGKKDLPDIYKIIKVIMMKNYNPVIVFSFSKRECEALAKKMSKLDFNRDAEHDMVAKVFNNAVGSLSEADQELPQIKHILPLLKRGIGIHHSGLLPILKEVIELLFQEGLIKVLFATETFSIGLNMPAKTVVFTNVRKWDGQAFRWVSGGEYIQMSGRAGRRGLDDRGIVILMIDEQMEPAVAKGMVKGEADRLDSAFHLTYNMILNLLRVEGVSPEFMLERCFFQFQNGAQVPALEQELRDLNEKIESTVIEDEASVKEYYDVRQQLARYKDDIRHVVTYPSHCLNFLQSGRLVHISVKSATGKDKDKPALDFGWGSIVSFSKRKPPPGKKDIKYTDHESYIVDVVLWVAATSPVHLIRRNDPQIVEGIRPAIGDEPGRAEIIPVTLDSIVEFANLRTYLPKDLTAVQQRATVHKNVEEIKRRFPDGIPLLDPIENMKIKDDSFLRLIRKTEVLESKLATNPLYGSSRLEELYEQYSEKAALEANVSKIKEKLTDAKAIMQLDELKCRKRVLRRLGFTSSTDIVDLKGRVACEISSGDELLITELIFNGTFSDLTAEQCAALLSCFVFDEKTNEVPALRQELQEPWKALQAMAKQIAKVSKESKLEIVEEQYMQSFKYELMDVVYQWAKGATFAQICKMTDVYEGSLIRTFRRLEELIRQMIMAAKTIGNDVLEEKMEKALTLIKRDLVSATSLYL; the protein is encoded by the coding sequence ATGGAGGACggtgatttgtttgatgtTTTCACTGAGGATGTGTCCGTTCAGCCGGAGGAGATCGAGAAGATCCGGAACGACTCGCAGGCCAAGACTGGTGGTGCGGTTAAGAGCGCCAAGCGCGCGTTGAGTCCGAGTCCCAGCGAACAAGAGCCCGTGAATAATGTCGAGTCAAATGGCAAGGAAaagagcaatggggtcAAAAAAGAGGCTAAAAAGTCTAAAGTGGAGACGGAGATCCAGCCTGTGGTTACAGATTCTTTTGAAACAGAGGCTCAGCGTGAGGTGACGGCGTCGGCTGGTCTGCAGCAGGCTCCTGAACAGGACGGCCAGGTCGTGCTTTCTCACCAGGTTCGACACCAGGTCGCTCTGCCTCCAAATTACGACTATGTTCCGATTTCCGAGCATAAGATCGAGGAACCTGCTCGTGTGTATCCATTCACTTTAGATCCTTTTCAAGCAGTGTCTATTGCGTCGATTGACAGAGGTGAGTCGGTGCTCGTTTCTGCCCATACATCAGCCGGTAAAACTGTGGTGGCTGAATATGCCATTGCACAGAGTCTTCGTGCTAAACAGAGAGTTATTTATACTTCGCCAATCAAGGCTTTGAGTAACCAGAAATATCGAGAACTTCTCAAGGAGTTTGGTGATGTTGGCCTGATGACTGGTGATGTGACTATCAATCCTGAAGCCAGTTGTTTAGTTATGACGACAGAAATTCTGCGATCCATGTTGTATCGAGGTTCGGAAGTTATGAGAGAAGTCGCCTGGGTCATTTTCGATGAGATCCATTATATGAGAGATAAGGAAAGAGGTGTTGTCTGGGAAGAGACCATTATTTTACTGCCTGATAATGTGCGATATGTATTCTTATCAGCTACTATTCCTAACGCCATGCAATTTGCCGAGTGGATCTGTAAGACCCATGAGCAACCTTGTCACGTTGTTTATACAAATTTCAGACCCACACCACTTCAACACTACCTTTTCCCAGCCGGTGGATCAGGTATCCATCTTGTAGTGGACGAAAAGTCTGTGTTCAGAGAAGAGAACTTCCAAAAGGCAATGGGCTCTTTAGGTGATAAAATGGGAGACGATCCTAGTTCTATCAACACCAAGGGTAAAAAAGGGCAAACTAATAAGGGCGGTAAAAAGGATTTACCGGATATCTATAAAATTATCAAGGTTATCATGATGAAGAATTACAATCCTGTTATTGTATTCAGTTTCAGTAAACGAGAATGTGAGGCTTTAGCCAAGAAGATGAGTAAGCTAGATTTCAACAGAGACGCTGAGCATGATATGGTCGCAAAGGTATTCAATAATGCAGTTGGCTCGCTGTCAGAAGCAGATCAAGAGCTACCACAGATTAAGCATATATTGCCACTGCTGAAACGTGGTATCGGTATCCATCATTCTGGTTTACTGCCTATTCTAAAAGAAGTGATTGAGCTGCTTTTCCAAGAAGGTCTTATTAAAGTGTTGTTTGCTACCGAAACATTCTCCATTGGTCTTAATATGCCTGCCAAGACTGTAGTGTTTACAAATGTACGTAAATGGGACGGACAAGCATTTAGATgggtttctggtggtgaatATATTCAGATGAGTGGAAGAGCCGGTCGTCGTGGTCTTGATGATCGTGGTATTGTTATTTTAATGATTGACGAGCAAATGGAGCCTGCCGTGGCGAAGGGCATGGTGAAAGGTGAAGCCGATCGACTGGATTCGGCTTTCCACTTGACATATAACATGATTTTAAATTTGCTACGAGTAGAAGGTGTTTCTCCCGAGTTCATGTTGGAGAGATGTttctttcaatttcaaaatggTGCTCAAGTTCCTGCCCTTGAGCAGGAGTTGAGAGACCTGAACGAGAAAATCGAGTCGACCGtcattgaagatgaagcttCTGTCAAGGAATACTACGATGTGCGACAACAGCTGGCTCGTTACAAAGATGATATCAGACACGTTGTTACATATCCCAGCCACTGTTTGAATTTCTTACAGTCGGGACGTCTTGTACACATCAGTGTCAAGTCTGCTACTGGCAAAGACAAGGACAAGCCTGCTCTTGATTTTGGCTGGGGTTCAATTGTATCGTTTAGTAAGCGtaaaccaccaccaggTAAAAAAGACATCAAGTACACCGATCACGAGTCATATATTGTTGATGTGGTGCTATGGGTTGCTGCTACATCGCCTGTTCATCTTATTCGCAGAAATGATCCACAGATTGTCGAGGGAATTCGTCCTGCCATTGGAGATGAGCCCGGTAGAGCTGAAATCATCCCTGTCACGCTAGACTCGATTGTTGAATTTGCGAATTTAAGAACATATCTGCCCAAGGACCTGACAGCAGTTCAACAAAGAGCTACTGTTCATAAGAATGTCGAAGAAATCAAGCGTCGGTTCCCCGATGGTATCCCACTGCTCGATCCTATTGAGAACATGAAGATTAAAGACGATTCTTTCCTGAGACTGATACGAAAGACCGAGGTGCTGGAATCAAAGTTGGCCACCAACCCTTTATACGGCTCCTCACGGCTTGAAGAGCTCTATGAGCAATACTCTGAAAAGGCTGCTCTTGAAGCAAACGTtagcaaaatcaaagagaaGCTGACAGACGCTAAAGCCATCATGCAATTGGATGAGCTTAAATGCCGCAAGCGTGTTTTACGAAGACTCGGGTTCACTTCATCTACTGACATTGTCGACCTCAAGGGCCGAGTGGCCTGTGAAATCAGTTCTGGCGACGAGCTCCTGATCACCGAGCTGATTTTCAACGGTACCTTCAGCGACCTTACTGCCGAACAGTGTGCTGCCTTACTCAGttgttttgtgtttgaCGAGAAAACGAATGAGGTGCCTGCTCTACGTCAAGAATTGCAGGAGCCATGGAAGGCACTTCAGGCCATGGCCAAGCAGATTGCCAAGGTGTCAAAGGAAAGCAAACTCGAAATTGTCGAGGAGCAGTACATGCAATCGTTTAAGTACGAGCTCATGGACGTCGTGTACCAGTGGGCTAAGGGTGCCACATTTGCCCAGATCTGTAAAATGACCGATGTCTACGAGGGCAGTCTCATCCGAACGTTCAGACGATTGGAAGAACTCATACGCCAGATGATCATGGCTGCCAAAACCATCGGCAACGATGTCCTCGAAGAGAAGATGGAAAAGGCTCTCACCCTCATCAAAAGAGACCTTGTCTCGGCCACCTCCCTTTATTTGTAA
- the MRPL19 gene encoding mitochondrial 54S ribosomal protein YmL19 (Mitochondrial ribosomal protein of the large subunit; GO_component: GO:0005762 - mitochondrial large ribosomal subunit [Evidence IDA] [PMID 9151978]; GO_component: GO:0005739 - mitochondrion [Evidence IEA,IEA]; GO_component: GO:0005739 - mitochondrion [Evidence IDA] [PMID 16823961]; GO_component: GO:0030529 - ribonucleoprotein complex [Evidence IEA]; GO_component: GO:0005840 - ribosome [Evidence IEA,IEA]; GO_function: GO:0003735 - structural constituent of ribosome [Evidence IEA]; GO_function: GO:0003735 - structural constituent of ribosome [Evidence IDA] [PMID 9151978]; GO_process: GO:0032543 - mitochondrial translation [Evidence IC] [PMID 9151978]; GO_process: GO:0006412 - translation [Evidence IEA]): MSKQAAKNILVKLIVGAGQASPQPPVGPALGSKGVKAIDFCKDFNARTAHLNPGTPVPAIITVKPDRSFTYEIKSPPTAWLLMKAAGIDKGTPEAGKKTVGTVSLKHIYEIAKIKKTVSSFSHRLS, from the coding sequence ATGTCAAAACAAGCagccaaaaatattttggtcAAGCTCATAGTGGGAGCGGGCCAGGCGTCGCCACAGCCACCTGTTGGTCCTGCTCTTGGTTCGAAAGGTGTCAAGGCCATTGACTTTTGTAAAGACTTCAATGCACGGACGGCCCATTTGAATCCTGGCACTCCCGTGCCTGCTATTATCACAGTCAAACCAGACAGAAGTTTCACATACGAGATCAAGAGCCCGCCTACCGCGTGGCTGCTTATGAAAGCCGCTGGTATCGATAAAGGCACTCCTGAAGCCGGCAAGAAGACCGTGGGTACTGTGTCGCTCAAACACATCTACGAAATCgccaaaatcaagaaaactGTAAGTTCCTTCTCTCATCGCTTGAGCTGA
- the NPR1 gene encoding serine/threonine protein kinase NPR1 yields MIDTSPSEDLGVPESPIAYTPGTIVHDGTQSVLPQSVSASSSSIPFTGSTTPRRAGSRRSTNSQVEPRFIVNIPQQPPSRSPSSLSLFSRSRPRGDSVSSSHTTNSSMTDLKRFFQKPWKQGNDLYSTTPGAVVGSAGGAGIYVTESYASTATNRTQDDSYIGTGSQTPPMGSSPVVSGSLKNNNGRFYSKPFKSSTSLKSYNGLYGSSVDARRTSLSKSYGKLGKSLGEGAGGSVRIITRPRDNRMFAVKEFRAKQSHESHREYSKKVTAEYCIGLTLKHPNIVETVDIIHESDRIYQVMEYCEYDLFAIVMSGKMDRKEIYCDFKQLMSGIKYMHDSGLSHRDLKLDNCVINSQGIVKIIDFGSAVVFRYPGESGRIHEASGVVGSDPYLAPEVVTCLKYDPRPTDIWSAAIVFCCMLMRKFPWKAPKQSDSSFKLFSTPVDETALAASAGATAASTKNDNGMVIGDDNAPARPLTGPEKLMKNLPQEVRPLLMRMLAIDPDKRADIDECWNNPWLTTAPYCTIDDAGDLISCPDDHSHSVVAFDEAHIASLEKKNRKRRPSEKMW; encoded by the coding sequence ATGATCGATACTTCGCCGTCGGAAGACCTGGGCGTCCCGGAGAGCCCTATTGCATATACTCCGGGCACAATAGTTCATGACGGAACTCAGTCGGTACTGCCGCAGTCAGTATCggcttcgtcgtcgtctaTCCCGTTTACAGGGTCCACTACTCCTCGAAGAGCCGGGTCGAGACGGTCTACAAACTCCCAGGTCGAGCCTCGGTTTATTGTTAATATTCCTCAACAACCTCCTAGCAGATCTCCGTCTTCGCtgagtttgttttctcGGTCACGGCCTCGCGGTGACTCGGTCAGCTCGTCTCATACGACTAATAGTTCAATGACGGATCTCAAGCGATTCTTCCAGAAACCATGGAAACAGGGCAATGATTTATACTCGACAACTCCGGGGGCGGTAGTTGGTAGTGCAGGCGGAGCTGGCATTTATGTTACGGAATCGTATGCTTCGACAGCTACTAATCGCACTCAGGACGATAGCTATATCGGCACTGGAAGCCAGACTCCGCCTATGGGCTCGTCACCAGTGGTTTCGGGCTCGttgaagaataataatggAAGATTTTATTCGAAACCGTTCAAGTCATCGACGTCGCTGAAATCGTATAACGGTTTGTATGGAAGCAGTGTCGATGCAAGAAGAACGTCTCTGTCCAAGAGTTATGGAAAACTCGGCAAATCGCTGGGtgaaggtgctggtggCAGTGTGCGAATCATCACTAGACCCCGTGATAACCGCATGTTTGCAGTTAAAGAGTTTCGAGCCAAACAATCGCACGAGTCTCATCGGGAATACTCGAAAAAGGTCACTGCTGAATACTGTATTGGACTGACTCTTAAACACCCGAATATCGTCGAGACGGTGGATATCATCCACGAGTCGGATCGCATTTACCAGGTCATGGAGTACTGTGAATACGATCTGTTTGCCATTGTCATGTCAGGCAAAATGGATCGGAAAGAGATTTACTGTGATTTTAAACAGCTCATGTCGGGCATTAAATATATGCATGATAGCGGTCTGTCTCACCGCGACTTGAAACTCGACAACTGTGTCATTAATAGCCAGGGTATTGTGAAgattattgattttggcaGTGCTGTGGTGTTCAGATATCCTGGCGAAAGCGGCCGTATTCACGAAGCGTCTGGTGTCGTTGGGTCAGATCCATATCTTGCACCCGAGGTGGTGACCTGTCTGAAATATGACCCACGGCCAACCGATATCTGGTCAGCTGCTATTGTATTCTGTTGTATGCTGATGAGAAAGTTCCCCTGGAAAGCACCTAAACAAAGTGACAGTTCGTTTAAACTGTTCAGCACGCCTGTTGACGAGACTGCATtagctgcttctgctggtgccactgctgcttccaCTAAGAATGATAACGGTATGGTTATTGGAGATGATAATGCCCCTGCAAGACCATTAACAGGACCCGAGAAGCTCATGAAGAACCTGCCGCAGGAAGTACGACCCTTGCTGATGCGAATGCTCGCCATCGACCCGGACAAACGTGCCGATATCGACGAGTGCTGGAACAACCCCTGGCTGACCACCGCGCCCTACTGCACCATCGACGACGCCGGGGACCTCATCTCGTGCCCCGACGACCACTCCCACTCGGTCGTGGCCTTCGACGAGGCTCACATTGCATCcctggaaaagaaaaacagaaaacGCCGCCCCAGCGAAAAGATGTGGtag